The Sebaldella sp. S0638 genome segment ATGAAGTAAAACATCCTGCTTTAAGAATTCATATATTACTGTTGTAAAATATAAAATCATTGTTTGTGTAGGTATCTGCTTTACCATTTTCTTCTCTTTCAGTTCATCTAAAAATACTGAGTAAGACTCTACATAGTTAAGCATTCTTTTTTTCAAATCATCTGATAAATATGACGAACTCTTTGCTGTTATCATATAATTAAGAATATAAGGATTTTCTCTGTAAAAAACTATAATTTCTTTTAGAAAATATCTGATTTTGTCCTCTACATTTTCATTAGTATAGTTATCTCTTATATCTTTATAAATATCTCTTCTTACAGAAGAAACTAATTGCTCAAAACAATAATAGTAAAGCGTATTTAATATTTCTGTCTTGTCAGTAAAATAATAATATATGTTTCCCGGGCTTATTTTTATCTTCTTAGCCAGTGAGCCGATAGAAGCTTTTTCTAGTCCTTTATCCCAAATTAATTCCAACATTCCCACTAAAATCTTTTCTTTAGTATCCATATCTATTTTCCTTTCAACATTAAGATTAAAATAATTATAACATATTTAAATATTGAAACGATATAATTTTTTTTAAAATAACTTTTTTTAAGAAAAAGAGGGTTATAAAAACCCCCTTTCAACTATTTTTTAAAAGCTATTTTTTTTACATCGTCATAAACTTTGGCGAAATAAAATTTCATATCGTCTTTTATTTCTTGAGGAAGCTCTTCAGTATCTATTTTATTATCAAACGGCAGTATTACTTCCCTTATTCCCACTCTGTGCGCACCAATGACTTTCTCCTTTATTCCGCCTACTGCAAGCACTTCTCCCGTTATAGTTATTTCTCCGGTCATTGCCACATCCTGTCTTACTTCTTTATTAGTAAGGACAGATATAATTGCAGTTGTAATAGTAACTCCGGCAGACGGTCCGTCTTTTGGCACTGCTCCTTCTGGAAAATGTAAATGCACATCATCCGTTTCATAAAACTTATCTTTTACTTTCAGCTTATTTTTTATTGATCTTACATAAGAATAAGCTACCTTTGCAGATTCTTGCATAACGCTTCCCAATTTACCTGTAAGCAGCAGATTTCCTTTACCTTCCATTTTCACAGCCTGAACTTCAAGTGTTGTTCCACCTACAGATGTCCATGCAAGGCCATTTACTACTCCGATCTTTCCTTCTTTTTCTTTCATTTTGTCAGGTCTGAATTTGGCATTTCCAAGATAATTTTTTATTTTATTTTTATTTATTACTATCTTGGCTTTTCTTTTATCCACCACTTCTTTAGCCACTTTTCTGAAAACTTTGCTTATTTCACGGCGAAGGTTTCTTACTCCGGCTTCTCTTGTATATTCATTTATTATTTTAAATATTGCATCATCATCAAACTCTACTTTGTAATCCTTTAATCCGTTTTCTTCCTGAGTCTGAGGAATCAGATATCTTTTTGCTATATTAAGCTTTTCGAATTCTGTATATGATTCTATGTATATTATTTCCATTCTGTCTCTCAAAGGGCCTGGTATTCCGCCAAGATCATTTGCCGTAGTTATGAAGAATACTTTTGATAAATCAAAAGGTGCATCTACATAGTGATCTTCAAATGTGTTATTTTGTGCGGGATCCAGAACTTCCAGCATTGCTGATGAAGGATCTCCCCTAAAGTCAGACGCCATTTTATCTATTTCATCAAACAGCATAACAGGGTTATTAACACCTATCTGTTTCAATGCACTGATTATTCTTCCAGGCATTGATCCTATATATGTTCTTCTGTGTCCTCTTATTTCTGCTTCATCTCTTACACCGCCAAGTGAAATTCTTACGAATTTTCTGTCCATTGCTCTTGCTACAGAGTGTGCAAGTGATGTTTTTCCTACTCCCGGAGGTCCTACTAAACAAATAATCGAACCTTTCAGGTTATTATTTAATTTCTTTACTGCAAGAAATTCAAGAATTCTTTCTTTTACTTCCTCAAGTCCATAGTGATCCTCATTTAGAATTTTTTCTGCCTTCTCTATGTCAATACTGTCTTCAGTGGAAGTAGTCCACGGTATATCAAGTATTGTCTCTACATAAGATCTGATAACAGATGCTTCCGCTGAGTAATCAGGCATTTTTTTCATTCTGGAAATTTCTTTTCTGAGTTTTTCTTTCAGTTCTATAGGGATTCCTGATTCTTCCATTCTTTCAGCGAGTTCTTCCACTTCATCCTCAGAATCAGTATCATCTCCCATTTCTTCCTTCATGGCCTTGATCTTTTCTCTCAGATAATAATTTTTCTGTACTTCGGCCATTTGTTCCCTTACTTTATTCTCAATATCTTTTTCCAGTGAGAAAATCTCTATTTCTTTTTCAAGTATGCTCAAAATCTTGTATGCTCTTTGCTCTATATCAAGAATCTCAAGCAATTCCTGTTTTATTCTTGTTTCTATTAACAGGTTTGTACATATCAGATCAAAAGCCTTATCAATATTCTTGATCTCTTTCAGGTTATAAATAAGATCCGGCAGAATTCTTCCTGTTATTTTTGCATAATTTTCAAATTCTTCTATTACTTTTCTTTTTAATGCTTCCGCCTTTGTTTCTTCTATTGGTTTCGAGAAAATATCTTCATAATCGGAATAATAAATTCCGTCTTCTTCCATTACCTCTTTTATTAATACTCTGTGTTTAGCTTCTACAAGTACTTTCACATTTCCATTAGGCATTTTTACAGTTTGAAATATATGAACCAACACTCCTATACTGTATATATCTTCTGGAAAATTTGGTTCTTCCATGTTAGGGTCTTTCTGTGTAGACAAGATAAGCTTATTATTATATTTGGAAATTGCTTTTTCCAAACTAGCCAGACTCGCCTCACGCCCCACGAATATCGGAGTTACTACTCCGGGAAAAACTACCAAGTCTCTAGTTGCAATAAATGGTTTTTTTATCATATTGCCTCCTAACCTTTACTCAATAATTATTTCATCTTTATTTTTTACTGCTTCTTTAGTTACTGTAACTTTTTTAATATTTTTCTTAGAAGGAATATCATACATTATATCTATCATTATACCTTCCATGATTGATCTAAGACCTCTGGCTCCGATTTTTCTCTCATATGCCATTTTTGCTATTTCTTCTATTGCATCTTCCTTAAACTCAAGGCTTACATTCTCAAGCTCAAGATATTTCTTATACTGCTTTATCAGTGAATTCTTCGGCTCTGTCAGTATTTTTACCAGAGCTTCTTCATCCAGACCGCTAAGAGCTGTAATTATAGGAACTCTTCCTACCAGCTCGGGAATAAGCCCGAATTTGATAAGATCTTCCGGAAGAACATTCTTAAAGATAGTAAGTGCATTAAGTTTTTCTTTTGTATGATCCACACCGAAACCTACTCTTTTTATATTAAGTCTGTTTTCTATCTTTTCTTCAAGCCCTTCAAATGCACCCCCTACTATGAATAAAATATCCTTAGTATCTATTTCTATCATTTCCTGATTAGGGTGTTTTCTTCCGCCCTGCGGAGGAACAGAAGATACTGTTCCTTCTATTATTTTTAACAGTGCCTGCTGGACACCTTCACCGGAAACATCTCTTGTTATAGACATGTTTTCAGATTTTCTTGCTATTTTATCTATTTCGTCAATGTAGATTATTCCGTGCTGAGCCGCATTTATATCATAATCTGCAGCTTTTATCAGTTTCAGCAATACATTTTCCACATCATCACCGACATATCCTGCTTCAGTCAGAGTAGTTGCATCAGCTATAGCAAAAGGCACATTCAGTATCTTTGCCAGTGTCTGCGCCAGTAATGTTTTCCCGCTTCCTGTAGGTCCTATCAGAAGCACATTTGATTTTTGCAGCTCTATATCATCCACATTCTGAAGTTTGTGGGTTATTCTTTTATAATGGTTATACACCGAAACTGCCAGTACCTTTTTAGCCTCATCCTGACCTATAATATAATCATCCAGTTTCTTCTTTATCTCACTAGGCTTATATAACTTTAATCCGTGATCCTGTTCCAGATAATTATCATACTTCATCTCATCTTCTATTAAGTCATAGCACGATTCTATACATTCATCGCAAATAAATACCGTATTATCCGGATTTGCAATCAGTCTGTATACTTCATCCTCATACTTATCGCAAAATGAGCATTTATGTACTTTCTTATTCACTTTTTCACCTCTATTATTCTATCACTTTGTCTATCAGCCCATATTCCAATGCTTCATTTGCATTCATAAAGTTGTCTCTTTCAGTGTCCGAATATATTTCCTTGATATCTTTACCTGTAGCTTCACTTAATATTCCATTAACCAGGGTCTTTATTCTTTCCATTTCTCTTGCCTGTATCAACACATCAGTTGCCTGTCCCTGAGCACCGCCCAAAGGCTGATGGATCATAATTCTGGAATTAGGCAGTGAATACCTTTTTCCTTTTGTTCCTGCTGCAAGAAGCAAAGCTCCCATGCTTGCAGCCTGCCCTACACATACTGTAGATACGTCGGCGTTAATATGACGCATTGTATCGTATATTGCAAGACCTGATGTTATTACACCTCCGGGACTGTTAATATAAATTGTGATATCTTTCTCGCTGTCCTGTGCATCCAGAAACAGAAGCTGTGCTATTATTGAATTAGCCATATTATCTTCTACTTCTCCGCCCAGAAATATTATTCTGTCTTTCAGCAGTCTTGAATAGATATCATAACTTCTTTCTCCCCGGCCGTCATTTTCTATTACTATCGGATTATACATATGATGTTTAGCCTCCTTAATTTATAAAGTATCATACTATCCTTATAATTTCCTTATTTTTCCTTTGCTTCTTTCATTAAAAACTCAATTGTTTTTCTAGCGATCAGGTCATACTTTATACTATTTACGAAATTGTTATAATTTCCGGCTCTTTTAGCTTCGTTTACAAGCTGTGCTTTTTCCATACCGTACATAGCTGCTACTTCTTCTATTTTTTTCTCTACTTCATCGGCTTCTGCTGCTATATTTTCTAATTTAGAAATTTCGCTGATTACAAGGTCGGCTCTAACTGCTTTTTCTGCATCTTCTTTTAACGGAGCTCTCATGCTTTCGATACTTTGACCTGTCATTTCCACATATTTACCTAAGTCCATTCCCTGCATTCTTAACTGAGAATCAAACTGTCTTAATCTTTGGTCTATTTCTCTTTCGATTAATACTTCCGGTATATCAAGTTCTGCATTAGCTACTATCTGCTCAAGAACTTTGCCTTGGAATTCATTATCAGCTTTCATTTTTTCAGAATTTTCAAGTCTTTCTTTTGTTTTTGTCTTTAATTCTTCCACATTTTCAAAGTTTTGATCTTTTGCGAATTCATCATTTAATTCAGGCTTTTCAAGTCTTTTTATAGTATTTACTTTTACTTTGAACATAGCCGGCTTACCTGCAAGGTCAGCTGAATGATATTCTTCAGGGAAAGTAACATTTACTTCTATGTCTTCGCCTTTTTTATGTCCTGCTATCTGATCTTCAAAATTATCTATAAATGATTTTGAACCTAATTTAAGATCGAATCCTTCTGCTTTTCCTCCTGCAAATGCTTCTCCGTCTACGAATCCTTCAAAATCAATATTTACTACATCATCAAATGTTGCTAATTCAGCATCTTCTATTTCTTTAAGTTTTCCGTTTGCTTCTCTTAATCTGTCAAGTTCTGCTTCCAAAACTTCATCAGTGATTTCTACTCCGGCTTTTTCAGCTTCTATTCCTTTGTATTCTCCGATTTTAATTTCAGGCATTACCTGTATTTCCCCTACTAATTCCAATTTATCATCATCAACATTGAATTCTTTTATTTTTAAATAATCTATAGGCTTTATTCCTTCTTTTTCAAGTATTTCCTGATATTCATCCTCAATTACTTTGTTGGCCATTTCTTCTTTTATGTTTCCTTCGTAATTCTTTTCAATAACATTATCAGGTACATGCCCTTGTCTGAAACCATCCATTTTTACATTTTTTTTCAGAGTTTTTATTGCTTCTTCCTTCATTTTTGCTACATCGTCTTTTTCTCTAGTTATCTTTACCTCATATTTTGATCCTTCTAGTTTTTTGATCTCGTACATTTTTCCTCCTAATTATATTTAAAATCTTTTAGTTTCAATTCTATAAAAAAATCATTTTTACCGTATTTCAGAACCGGAGTATAAAGGATTTCCATCTTTTTACCGGATTTTTGTGTGTTTATTTTATCTCCCAGATTATAGCCGATTACAGGTAATCTTTTATTGCCTCTGGCTACCATTCCTTTAAAATGTCTGGAGTCCACACCAAATTTTGTATAATTTAACAGTGTCACATCATCATCTATAAAATTCGGTTCCTGATTATCAAGACCAAATGGTGACAGCTTATTTATCTCCCTTACGAGAGTTTTATTTATATTTTCTATTGATAAATATGAGTCTATAAGAAATTTTTTCTCTATATCTGATTTATTCAGTCTGTAAAGTCTGTTTTTCAAATACTTTTCTATCTGAAACAATACTTTTTCTGTTACGAGAAAGCCTGCTGCCAGATCATGTCCCCCGAATCTCTCAAATTTGTTGGATATTTCCTTGAGTATATCAAATATATTCAGTCCTTCCACACTTCTGCACGAAGCTTTTCCGTAACCGTTTTTTATTGATATAATTATTACAGGTATATTATATTTTAGTGATAACCTTGAGGAAACCACCCCTGTTACCCCGGAATGCCATTTCTTGCTCTTCATAAATATATATTTGGGCTTTTCTTTCATTTTTGCGATTTTTTCTTCAATCTCGTTATAAATATTTATTTCAAGATAACGTCTTATCTTATTAGCCCTTTTCATTTCTTCTATGATATTAAAAATTTTAAAATCATCTTTTTCTATGTAAAAATCAACAACCATTTTTGAACTGTCTATTCTTCCCAGTGCATTCAGCATTGGTGCAATATAGAAGCCGATATCGCTCGTATTTATACTGCGAGCATTTAATTTCAGATATATTATCAGGTATTCCAGACCTTTTACCCTTGTTTTTTTCAGGTTTGCCAGTCCCTGTTTTATTATAAACCTGTTTTCGTCAGTCATCGGCACTACATCTGCCACAGTTCCTATCATCACTATGTCCATATAGTCATGAAGTATTTTTTTACTTACACCGAGCCTTTCATAAACAGCATCTGCCAGTTTATATGCCACGCCTGAGCCTGACAGATGCTTAAAAGGATAGGTTTTGCTAATCTTTGGATTTATTGTTTTTACATCCATTTTTATTTTGTTTATCTGTCTGTGATGGTCGGTTATTATTAAATCTATTCCGTTTTTAGTCAGAAGTTCTATTTCTTCAATACTTCCAAAACTTGTATCCACTGTTATTACCAGTTTTGCATTTCTCTTTTTTATAT includes the following:
- the recJ gene encoding single-stranded-DNA-specific exonuclease RecJ; amino-acid sequence: MRWELLNYNDEYIQSKSKEFNTDKLITELLLNRGITNKEDVEKFLNPSMENINDPFLFEDMERIVARIIVARKNKEKVFIYGDYDVDGISGTAYLIIVLRNLGINVDYFIQNRVHEGSKINKHFVNYIKKRNAKLVITVDTSFGSIEEIELLTKNGIDLIITDHHRQINKIKMDVKTINPKISKTYPFKHLSGSGVAYKLADAVYERLGVSKKILHDYMDIVMIGTVADVVPMTDENRFIIKQGLANLKKTRVKGLEYLIIYLKLNARSINTSDIGFYIAPMLNALGRIDSSKMVVDFYIEKDDFKIFNIIEEMKRANKIRRYLEINIYNEIEEKIAKMKEKPKYIFMKSKKWHSGVTGVVSSRLSLKYNIPVIIISIKNGYGKASCRSVEGLNIFDILKEISNKFERFGGHDLAAGFLVTEKVLFQIEKYLKNRLYRLNKSDIEKKFLIDSYLSIENINKTLVREINKLSPFGLDNQEPNFIDDDVTLLNYTKFGVDSRHFKGMVARGNKRLPVIGYNLGDKINTQKSGKKMEILYTPVLKYGKNDFFIELKLKDFKYN
- the clpP gene encoding ATP-dependent Clp endopeptidase proteolytic subunit ClpP translates to MYNPIVIENDGRGERSYDIYSRLLKDRIIFLGGEVEDNMANSIIAQLLFLDAQDSEKDITIYINSPGGVITSGLAIYDTMRHINADVSTVCVGQAASMGALLLAAGTKGKRYSLPNSRIMIHQPLGGAQGQATDVLIQAREMERIKTLVNGILSEATGKDIKEIYSDTERDNFMNANEALEYGLIDKVIE
- the clpX gene encoding ATP-dependent Clp protease ATP-binding subunit ClpX, whose translation is MNKKVHKCSFCDKYEDEVYRLIANPDNTVFICDECIESCYDLIEDEMKYDNYLEQDHGLKLYKPSEIKKKLDDYIIGQDEAKKVLAVSVYNHYKRITHKLQNVDDIELQKSNVLLIGPTGSGKTLLAQTLAKILNVPFAIADATTLTEAGYVGDDVENVLLKLIKAADYDINAAQHGIIYIDEIDKIARKSENMSITRDVSGEGVQQALLKIIEGTVSSVPPQGGRKHPNQEMIEIDTKDILFIVGGAFEGLEEKIENRLNIKRVGFGVDHTKEKLNALTIFKNVLPEDLIKFGLIPELVGRVPIITALSGLDEEALVKILTEPKNSLIKQYKKYLELENVSLEFKEDAIEEIAKMAYERKIGARGLRSIMEGIMIDIMYDIPSKKNIKKVTVTKEAVKNKDEIIIE
- the tig gene encoding trigger factor encodes the protein MYEIKKLEGSKYEVKITREKDDVAKMKEEAIKTLKKNVKMDGFRQGHVPDNVIEKNYEGNIKEEMANKVIEDEYQEILEKEGIKPIDYLKIKEFNVDDDKLELVGEIQVMPEIKIGEYKGIEAEKAGVEITDEVLEAELDRLREANGKLKEIEDAELATFDDVVNIDFEGFVDGEAFAGGKAEGFDLKLGSKSFIDNFEDQIAGHKKGEDIEVNVTFPEEYHSADLAGKPAMFKVKVNTIKRLEKPELNDEFAKDQNFENVEELKTKTKERLENSEKMKADNEFQGKVLEQIVANAELDIPEVLIEREIDQRLRQFDSQLRMQGMDLGKYVEMTGQSIESMRAPLKEDAEKAVRADLVISEISKLENIAAEADEVEKKIEEVAAMYGMEKAQLVNEAKRAGNYNNFVNSIKYDLIARKTIEFLMKEAKEK
- the lon gene encoding endopeptidase La, whose product is MIKKPFIATRDLVVFPGVVTPIFVGREASLASLEKAISKYNNKLILSTQKDPNMEEPNFPEDIYSIGVLVHIFQTVKMPNGNVKVLVEAKHRVLIKEVMEEDGIYYSDYEDIFSKPIEETKAEALKRKVIEEFENYAKITGRILPDLIYNLKEIKNIDKAFDLICTNLLIETRIKQELLEILDIEQRAYKILSILEKEIEIFSLEKDIENKVREQMAEVQKNYYLREKIKAMKEEMGDDTDSEDEVEELAERMEESGIPIELKEKLRKEISRMKKMPDYSAEASVIRSYVETILDIPWTTSTEDSIDIEKAEKILNEDHYGLEEVKERILEFLAVKKLNNNLKGSIICLVGPPGVGKTSLAHSVARAMDRKFVRISLGGVRDEAEIRGHRRTYIGSMPGRIISALKQIGVNNPVMLFDEIDKMASDFRGDPSSAMLEVLDPAQNNTFEDHYVDAPFDLSKVFFITTANDLGGIPGPLRDRMEIIYIESYTEFEKLNIAKRYLIPQTQEENGLKDYKVEFDDDAIFKIINEYTREAGVRNLRREISKVFRKVAKEVVDKRKAKIVINKNKIKNYLGNAKFRPDKMKEKEGKIGVVNGLAWTSVGGTTLEVQAVKMEGKGNLLLTGKLGSVMQESAKVAYSYVRSIKNKLKVKDKFYETDDVHLHFPEGAVPKDGPSAGVTITTAIISVLTNKEVRQDVAMTGEITITGEVLAVGGIKEKVIGAHRVGIREVILPFDNKIDTEELPQEIKDDMKFYFAKVYDDVKKIAFKK
- a CDS encoding TetR/AcrR family transcriptional regulator; the encoded protein is MDTKEKILVGMLELIWDKGLEKASIGSLAKKIKISPGNIYYYFTDKTEILNTLYYYCFEQLVSSVRRDIYKDIRDNYTNENVEDKIRYFLKEIIVFYRENPYILNYMITAKSSSYLSDDLKKRMLNYVESYSVFLDELKEKKMVKQIPTQTMILYFTTVIYEFLKQDVLLHNISLDDEKINDIVTLFLTGIIA